In Trichoderma atroviride chromosome 2, complete sequence, one DNA window encodes the following:
- a CDS encoding uncharacterized protein (EggNog:ENOG41) — protein sequence MATSDEAANASLQSGGGSVPAQRTIKALSSTSLAYLKRLFESHATPEGKWTSDQVRVFSQKTQGNGTTPAASDELLNVPDLDLNAFLAYMTSSKSDAILPIKNEDFSWPLASYYISSSHNTYLTGNQLSSDSTTGAYTNVLLRGCRCVEIDVWDGDESDAETSSSESETSDDEAAAKKAALKKQKKENKDKAKSSWGNQLKSKMEKINISKKIEKMEEKATEKVAEIEEAVTRKSDSPSTAEPRVLHGHTLTKDVSFRDVCVAIRESAFVVSEMPLIVSLEVHCSPKQQIVMVNIMKEVWDGLLVTDPDSDIEALPSPHDLRRKILIKTKHVPAGTPLDKVDTIRSEQVPVPTGAQPKPAKTIQELARLAVYTQGVTFKNWTQPEATMPTHMFSVSEKKFIEYHEKQWEALFNHNKHYFLRAYPAGFRIGSSNLNPSIFWGGGAQIIALNWQETDEGMMLNEGMFVGTSGYVLKPEGYRPALTSKENDASKSTTITRTPVSLAFTFFSAQNIPLPPGEKSAKGFKPYVKVELHVEGSKNSYAESDGHVHGSEYKVRTKTYKGCDIDLGAEKLEFKGVPGVVEELTFVRFTIRDDEIGRDELAAWACVRLDRLGQGYRFVHLRNTKGAATDGALLVKIERL from the exons ATGGCTACTTCAGATGAGGCCGCCAACGCCTCGCTCCAGTCTGGAGGCGGTTCTGTCCCAGCCCAACGGACAATCAAAGCTCTCAGTAGCACCTCGCTCGCCTATCTAAAGCGTCTTTTCGAGTCTCACGCCACCCCTGAAGGGAAATGGACAAGTGACCAGGTCAGGGTCTTTTCGCAAAAAACCCAGGGCAATGGCACGACGCCTGCGGCTTCGGATGAGCTGCTCAATGTCCCCGATCTCGATCTCAACGCCTTCCTTGCATACATGACTTCTTCAAAGAGCGATGCCATCCTGCCGATAAAGAATGAGGACTTTTCATGGCCGCTGGCTAGCTACTACATTAGCTCCAGCCATAATACGTATCTGACGGGCAACCAGCTGTCGAGTGATAGTACCACCGGAGCTTACACCAACGTCCTGCTGCGAGGATGTCGCTGCGTCGAAATCGACGTCTgggatggcgatgagagCGACGCAGAGACATCGTCGTCAGAGAGCGAGAcgagcgacgatgaagcagcGGCCAAAAAAGCAGCGCtcaaaaagcagaagaaggagaacaaggacaaggcaaAGTCTAGCTGGGGGAACCAGCTGAAaagcaagatggagaagatcaacatcagcaagaaaatcgaaaagatggaagagaaggcaaCCGAAAAGGTGGCAGAAATTGAAGAGGCCGTTACGAGAAAGTCGGATTCACCTTCTACAGCTGAGCCGAGAGTGCTCCACGGTCACACACTCACAAAGGACGTTTCTTTCAGAGATGTTTGTGTTGCTATTCGAGAGAGCGCGTTTGTCGTCTCAGAAATGCCACTGATTGTGAGCCTGGAAGTGCACTGCAGTCCCAAGCAGCAGATTGTCATGGTGAACATCATGAAAGAGGTCTGGGATGGTCTCCTGGTAACCGATCCAGATTCCGATATCGAAGCGCTGCCCAGCCCCCACGATCTGAGACGCAAGATTCTTATCAAGACCAAGCACGTCCCGGCTGGCACGCCCCTTGATAAAGTCGACACCATACGGAGCGAACAGGTCCCAGTGCCTACCGGTGCACAGCCAAAGCCGGCCAAGACGATCCAAGAGCTCGCTCGTCTTGCAGTCTACACCCAGGGAGTGACATTCAAAAATTGGACGCAGCCGGAAGCCACCATGCCCACACACATGTTCTCGGTATCGGAGAAGAAGTTCATCGAGTACCATGAGAAACAGTGGGAGGCCCTCTTTAACCACAACAAGCACTACTTCTTGAGGGCTTACCCAGCAGGATTCCGAATTGGATCTTCCAACCTGAACCCGTCCATTTTCTGGGGTGGTGGTGCCCAGATTATTGCATTGAATTGGCAAGAAACTGACGAAGGCATGATGCTAAACGAAGGAATGTTTGTAGGAACAAGCGGCTATGTTCTAAAGCCAGAAG GATACCGTCCTGCGCTCACGTCCAAGGAAAATGACGCCTCCAAatccaccaccatcactCGCACGCCCGTATCCCTTGCCTTCACCTTCTTTTCCGCCCAAAACATCCCCCTCCCACCGGGCGAGAAATCTGCCAAGGGTTTCAAGCCGTACGTCAAAGTCGAGCTCCACGTGGAAGGCTCCAAGAATAGCTACGCAGAGAGCGATGGGCACGTCCATGGAAGCGAGTACAAGGTCCGCACCAAGACGTACAAGGGCTGCGACATCGATCTCGGCGCGGAGAAACTTGAGTTCAAGGGCGTTCCTGGGGTGGTCGAAGAGCTTACGTTTGTGAGATTTACCATcagagatgatgagattggCAGAGACGAACTAGCGGCGTGGGCATGTGTGCGCCTTGATCGTCTCGGCCAGGGGTATAGATTTGTGCATTTGAGGAATACAAAGGGAGCGGCAACAGACGGAGCATTGCTCGTCAAGATAGAAAGGCTTTAG